A stretch of DNA from Cannabis sativa cultivar Pink pepper isolate KNU-18-1 chromosome X, ASM2916894v1, whole genome shotgun sequence:
GACCATAAGTTTCAGTGAGGCCATAGATATGAGTTACTACAAACCCCATTTCTTCCATCTTTGCAATGATTTGTGGCGGGGGCGGTGAGCCTCCCGTCATGATCTCCACCTTATGGGGGAGAGGCGGGTGGTGAAGATAGTCTTTTGATGAGTTCACAATCATGTTCAACACAGTTGGTGCTGCTCCAAGATGTGTCACATTATGCAAATAAATGTTATCAAAAATAGCTTTTGGGGTAACTTTTCGAATGCATATGTTTGTTGCACCTTGAGCTGCAGCCCCCCATGGAAGACACCAACCGTTGCTATGAAACATAGGCACTGACCATAGATACACTGGCCTTGATCCCATGTTATGAACCAAAACTATGGCTATGGAGTTCAAAAACGCCCCGCGATGAGTGTAAACAACAGCTTTCGGGTTTGAAGTTGTGCCGGAGGTGTAGTTTATGCTGATGGGATCATATTCACTTTTAGGCCTAATTATTTTGAAGTCATCATTCCCAATGGCTAACAAATCATCATAGTGCATGTATGAGTGGTTGTTCTTAGATTCGAAATTGGTTAGTAAAACTAAAGTTGGAGGGTTGACATGTTTTTGTGATAAAAGATCAAATGCTCCTTGAACTGTTTGTAGTAAGTGATGTTCTACAAAGATGAGTTTGGCTTCTGAGTGTGCTAGTAGGGTTGACACCATAGTCGAGTCTTGTCGAGCATTGAGTGTGCAGAGAATCCCACCAGCCATTGGGACTGCAAAGTGAAGCTCATAGATTTCTGGTAGATTGTATGTAAGAAAAGGTAGCCACCTATTTCGTCAACAATTAAAAATTTGTAAGTAattgaaaaatgaaaattacTAATACTAATCATTTAACAATTTGAGATGATATTTAACTCAAGCTTTTGATCTTTAGAgttgttttaatagttttgtgTACGTATCAAAATGTGTtaaaagtgttttttttaatgtgaTATGTAAAGAAAACCTTCTTGTTTAGttttttaggattgtatttttttagtgttatttttttgttgttatttttaaaattgtatctTGTGGCTTCAATAAgaatacttttttaataaacGATAAATTTCCTTCTTTAATCTTattaaagtgattttttttttattattttagtgttaattatcaaattaaatagaaTTTTTAAGTGGGAATTCTCATAAGCTTCAAGCCCGACCTTGGTATAAACGACTTAAGTTTGTGCTTAGTGTCGACTTAGTTTAAGGACCAAAAACAAATTAttcctttttaaaaataattttttttgggaaacttacaaaaatactagaatttgggttaacttttacaaaaatactgtcacacggaatttttttcaaaaatactgtgtttttataaaacaccagtaaaacacaaagcagtataactcaaaacaacagtagaacactagtaaaacaccagtagaacaccagtgaaaacttaacacagtatactgcagtatgaaacttataaaaaaacacaataaaaaagtaaaaaataccgcctggcagtatttttgtaaaaaaaatggcaaaaattagtataccatgtaaatttccttttttttttttattaattttggaaaaatactatatattttttctaaataaaagttcaaaaacaactttttttttatagcccactaaattttaagattagTCCTAGTTTCAATGAATGTTTATCTGTCCATCTCTGCCTGTGATACCTAATACTACTATGAGGTGACATCTTACAAATCgttaataatttttcatataattGTGGTGTTGCTCAATATTACTAGTGCCTAATTTCTACAATtcaaaaacaaaagtagtttAATGTAAGTAGATACCACATCTCCATGTGAAATTCCCAAGTGGGTGAGAGCAGAAGCTAGCTTGAGACAACGTTGATAAGTTTGGTTCCAAGTGTATTGGATAGAGCCATAGATAAGAGATGTGTTATCTCTATAAGCCTTAGAAGAACGCTCCAAAAAGCCAATGGGAGACAAAGGAACATCATTTGCACTACACTCAACTATTAACCCCTTCCATGCCTgaaattaatatgaaaaaaaggttcaaaattgtataaaataaaattgtaaggGGGCAAACtgcaaatattatattatatggatTGAAAAAAATGTAATTACTTTGGCTTTGAGTGAAGAAATATTTGAGTGAAAGAGGAGAGGAAGATGATGATTATTACTAAAAACATTTTCACTTTTACAcaatgaaaatgatgatgatgaaataGAAATCCACTTAGCCATTGTTTGTTATTATGATTAATATAAAATGTGATTGTATATATACAagtataatatatttttctctTTCTATATGTGGTAAAAGTCAATACAAAGTAATGAACTAGGCCCATCTTAATTGAGTAtcctacaaaataaataaataggtgAGTGGAAAATTTTTATAGCCACCCTATTCCATAATTTAATGGGGATGCCAAAAGTTTGAGGAAAATACAAaaaggattatttcacaaatagataaaaacaattaaaatacggttctataaaattttaaatatttttataaattttaaaattttatttacagaaaatatagtatttttatatTACACTTTTGTTgatttgttattgatttttcgttatatgtgtgttattttttttttgttttaatgttattttcttgttacttttatatattgttcatgttatttttatagaagatcgtataaatgtataaaaaaatctttaaatgtaaaaattttacaaaaaagtaatattttatataattatttcaaaataaaatacataaaattgaACATAGTAGAATAAGAAATTGaaagattttattaaaattgttcGTTTAGAAAATCCCTGAAAACCTAATCATATGTTCTTCTCTCTATCAAAACAATAAGATTGTTATCCTTATTACTAAACTCGTTAAAgagataaaaaatttaaaagaaaatattttggaAGATTTAAATTACTCCTCATAATGAGGAGATCCAAGTTTGAATTCTCCTTTCCTCCTCCAaagtcaaaaataaaaataatagttacattattttttattttttttttgcaagaatGGTTACATTAGTTTAACTATTGGATTATTATTGAAGAGttataattaatttagaaatgaattaaaaataattaataaattactgtAACCACATACTAACCtcatttcattttattaattaatatattttgttttcataatttattttaaaattaattttaattataattattaattaatttttgtttaataattgGGATGGGGACGGAAGAGCACTCCCTGCCAATTCCCCGCCCCGTGTACATCCCTAACTCAATACGATGTGTCACTTGTGAATAACTAACACTattctatatttatttatttattaaatcaaatatGTGAGACATAATATTGAATTGCACCAATAACATCATGCCACCACTTGCCGTGCTCATTTCTCAAATTTATAAGCTCTAGTTTGCTAGGCTTACCAAACATTATAATACTGATCTAATTGAATCAATTATGTACttaattttgactttaaaaGTTATaagttcaaaacaaaaaaaaactaacaagtCTATGAgccataattaaattttaatgggCCCTAATGGGCCATAAAATCTCGGGCCTGCCCTGTTAAGGAGGAAATTACATAGTATacccactttattttatttaatttaatttttacctttatttttatattcttcaaGATATATCCACTTTTATAGATAATGTCCCTATTAGATCCCTtaggttaatgtaaattatatgctagactTAAATAGAGAGTGGGGGTATAATGGACAATCTACTAAAAAAAggggtatattttaataaaatataatataagagtttttgattaatggatacaaaaaaatagtattttttaacttaTCCCCCTGTTAAGTTATCTTGTAAAAGTTAAATTCCACTTTTACGGTTTTTTAggaaaaaattgtaatttacaataattttttaagagattatttcacaaatacatcaaaacaataaaaaaaaattataaaaatacggttgtacaaaattttaaatatttttattattttatttacagaaaatgcGGTCTTTTtgtgttgtactcttgttaatttgctgttgattttttgttatgtgtatgttgttttttattattgttttgatgttatttttttgttaattgaTTACAAAAGTAAATGTAAATGTTTGTTACACTTTTAAAACACAAATAGTAATAGAATACAATAAGCCTACCTTACATAAGATTACAACTTTGAACACATAATCATTATCTCtcctcttttctttctttctttctttctgttGCTTTTGTCTTTATTTGTTTAGTAGTTCACTTGTCATAAGGCCAAAGCAAATTAAGACAAGAAAAAGTGAGTCAGACTTTGATATATGCTTGACCACTTATTCTCTTactacttttattttatatattattttgatcATTTCAATAACtgtaaaataaatacaaatactTTTTGTTTTGAGGGATCAAATCAATAATGATTGGAAAGCAAAGCATATGGTTCATTCattcataatattattatttgagagAATGTTTCTAGTCGTCTACTTGGACCACATTCATTCCTTTGTTATCAAAACCACTCTCACACGTTCCATATAATACAGCCAATTACATGATAattattacatatttatataaactAAGTACTCTACTTAAGTAACTCTACTATCCCTTTTCACCACTTTTGATGATTCAATTCTATGTGTGTTTAATCAATTAAGTTTTTGGTTTTATAAAAGCTAATTACTATAATGACTTGAAAACTACAAACACCTTTACTTTGTAGTTTCATTATAAAACAATAGATAAATCAATTTTAACAAGTAACATAAGAGAGTCATATCATTCATCATATTAATTCATGTCATGCCACTATATAATAACCATTGAAATTGTTTATGAAACTTGGAATAAACCACCCCATTTGAATAAAGGCATCGATATTGAGCAATGCTTAACACTTtttaaaaatgacattttataattaattaactatatGTCTTTTCGAATAAGTACAAGTAGTAGTATCAAACTCCATTATTACCAACTTCTTCAGCTTCTATTATCAACCGCATATGTATATGAATTACATTacataattatagaattatggggtttttctttcttaattCATTTGAAAAgtgcaggaaaaaaaaaagcatcttTATCTATAATGTCACATTTTTAGACACACATGTCATCTTGATTTTAGCAAAAGCATGCAATTGCAGAGTTGTCAACTGTACACAAACTCACTCTAAAATCTCTCAGAAACCAAAAACCAAAAGCCGAAACCTTTTCTAGTGTTATAAAAAGACTTGGCCCTCTCTTAACAAACAACTGAGCAGAGCATAGAAGAGCAGAGCCATTCTAATGGCCTGTCTCAGCAAAGAGAGGTGTTGGGGTGTCTCTATCTCTAAAATGCTCTCAGAAGATGACAAACAAAGCTTCATGGATTCCACCACCACTACCACCAACTCATCATCTACTCCCAAAAGATTAGACAAGGTTTTCCCCGTTTATGCATTGGGGATTTCCAAGTCTAATCACTCTCAATTGGAACAACTCTCACACCTTTCTAATTCCCCTCAAGACCCCATTTGGGATGCCATCAGACAAGAGGCAAAGCTAGTGGTATCTATCTAATTCTCTTAAAAAAAGGAATAAACCTTCTTTTATTTgtcaaaattatttcttttcacTTCAAATTTTCTGGGATTTCTGTGATATTATGTAAAGTCATGTTCTTTTGGGATTAGAGGCCaagacaattttttttctatttctttctCTTCAAGTTTTCTGGGAATTTTATGAAATCATGTAAAGTTGAAGCTTTTGAGAGATCTTGACAATGTTGTTTGTTGCAGGCAGAAAGTGAACCAATTTTGAGTAGTTTCTTGTATGCAAGCATACTTTCCCATGATTGTTTAGAGCAAGCACTTGGTTTTGTTCTTGCAAATCGACTCCAAAATCCAACTCTTTTGGCAACTCAGCTTATGGACATATTTTATGATGTAATGACACATAGTAAGACCATTCAACGCTCAATTCGTCTTGATGTGCAGGTAAAACTTTGATGGTGTTTATTACAATTACAAAGattgtatttgtatatataGATACATGTATACAAACTATTAAGTTTTTCTTGTGTTGATAGCTTCTTTCAACCTTCTTTTTTAGGCATTTATGGACAGGGATCCTTCTTGTTTGTCATATTGTTCAGCACTGTTATATCTCAAGGTATTATTCTCTTCTGTTCTAGGATTGAAAGTTGGTTTGCTTTTTTTGTGTTTACCAAGTTTTAATAGTTGGATTCAATTTTTGTAGTGTACTTCACTAAGATCATCAAGTAAATGTCAATTACTAAGAAAAACCAAGTTAAAAGCTTCCTTCTTATATGTTTTTCTATTATTGTAATACATGTCAATGAAGATCTACATAGTCTTGAGCATCCCACTCAAACTTCTCTATTGAGCTTATTGAAATTCTCTATGAAAAGTATTCAATGAACTCTCATCAAATATACCTTACTGCTAAAAATGTCAATATACTGCCTAAATAGTGTTCACTTCGTCAAGTAACAAGAGTGAAATGATCTCGAAAATCGACACACAAAGTTCATAACCAGCCAATTTGACACTTAACATCGTTAATGTCTATTTGAGTTacttgaattgttaatatggtGTCTATTAGTAACTTTCATCGATGGATTACCATGTTTCTATCATTGTTATCGATTTTCTCTGTTGTTGTTCTTCATGATTCTTGATTTGGTTTAGGCTGGCTTACAAATTATGCTTGAGCTTTAACTTGTGAATCATTCTATAATGCATTCAGGGATACCATTCTTTGCAAGTTCATCGAGTAGCTCACGCCTTGTGGAGTCAAGGACGGAAAGTATTAGCATTGGCACTGCAAAGTAGAATAAGTGAGGTTTTCGGAGTTGACATACACCCAGGTAACTTCATTTGTATTTCACATCATTCATAACATCCTATGATGGTTTTCTGTTATGATTCGTTTCAAGATGAGGGCGATTGATGGCAGCAGTAAATTTCGGTTTTAGCTGAGAAAGTAAACGCCTTTTGTAGTACTAACCTTTATCAAAATTTTCTCCCTTTTGTCATATCAATAGCTGCAATAATTGGTGAGGGAATACTGTTGGATCATGGGACGGGAGTTGTTATAGGCGAAACTGCTGTTGTTGGAAATAGGGTGTCTATGATGCAGGTAACTCGATTTCTGTCTTGTTCCTTTTCTAGTACTAGTTGTCATAACTTATGTTTATGTCAAATGCATTGGTCTTTTCCCTATTTGAAAGGAAACTGATTGAAGTTATAGTGAACTTTTTACCTTTATTTTCTCACAATATCCTCGTTTGGTGACATGTTAAGACATAAGCTGGACTGAataatcatcatcattttcagtcAAAATTGCATCTTTTTTCTATTGACTTTGAGACTTTGAAATGTAGCCTTAAAAAGATAAGTGAGAATTTATGTGGTTATGGCTGAAACCAGATTTATGGCTTTATCTGAAAAGCTTTGAGGTTTCTTTTTCTGTTGAATGAATAGTAATTGTACTCCTCGAACTATGACCTATGTAGTATTTGCTTCTGAATTATTTTTTGGTAAAGAATCTCTTGAACTATGAAAATAATTGCAAATTTCCCCTGATCGCTGCATTTCCCCTAACTAACTTTAGTTGGAACCAAgtataatgattttaaatattcaaacattaactCTAAAATTACAAATTCACAACCCTAGATTTTATCGTTAGAGTACTATCTGTGCAATTATATTTTGTCTAGACTCTCAAATTACAGTAGGTTAGCTAAAAATCCTATTTAATCGTTTTTGTGGCTATGGCATGTTTAAGAGTCTTTTTGATATTTCGCAGGCTGTAACGCTAGGGGGAACAGGGAAAGAAGTTGGAGATCGGCATCCAAAAGTTGGGGAGGGTGTCCTTATTGGAGCAAGTGTGACAATTCTTGGCAACATAAAGATTGGTCATGGTTCTATGATAGCTGCTGGTTCTCTTGTGTTGAAGGATGTTCCTCCACACAGGTAAAGAGTACTAATAGCCGAGATTGATAGGCGTCTTCATTGGTTGTGTTTGGGTTTTTATAAAGTAATCTTTCATTTCCTTGGCTCCCCAAGTATTGTTGCAGGAATGCCAGCAAAGGTGATTGGATATGTAGATGAGCAAGACCCTTGTTTAAGTATGAAACATGGTATGTAATGTGAAGAGCAGTTAATGAATGAATGGTCATTTTAGTTTGgtaatttcattttaatattgtaTTGTTGTTATGTGACAAATGCAGATGTTACCAAAGATTTCATTTGACACATGCAGCAGTTGTCTGTTGGGGATTCAAAATGTGCAGGTTAGAAAGTGTGAAGAAGTTTTTAatgtataaatatgtattaatttcaGGAAAAATTTGGAGTACactcccaaaaaaaaaagttttggagTGTCTCGGTATACCTTTTATCTATTTAAGCATTTAGGAGAATTTGTTAGTCTTTCTTTGACAACTtgtaaattttctaaaaaaagttGAATAGTTTATACATGTGACAGTTAATAGTCCTGTGATTCGTAAGAGAAATACCAGGTATGTTGTGCAATCTCACATTATTTGAGAAAGGTCAAGTATGATAATTTTGAGACGGTGTTGGTATGAGACTACACAcagttaaaaaaaacttaaattgattgattggtactacttatatcaacaagatgcatcttgttttttagttgtCTATCACGAAAAAATTTCACAATTAAACGTGCTTGACTTGAGGTAATTTTAGGATATAAATGACCTCCTAAGAAGTTTGGAACTAAGAAGCATGCTAGTGAAGACAAagtacgctggaaacactcgtattGGTCTGTAGGACCAGCTGTCAGTCTAGGAAACAGCTAGAGTGACGTACCCGTACATAAGAACTATAAAGTCGTGGGGGAAAACCCAATAAAAGCTTGAAGTAGGGACGTTATATTATTGTActgaaaataaagtttaaatggTTGCTTTACCACATGTAcatgaaaaaacaaaatatttgaacTTCATTTTTTACATCttataatattcaaaattttataaaacttGCAAGTGGTTCTAAATAACTTTTTAGGAGTTAGTACTATAGACTTACCCttcatttcatatcattttctttctttttcttttcaggAGCAATAGATGATTTGGTTGTGGGGGCAATTGAGTTCATGGCATCATGAAATGGTGGATTATTCTCGTGTTGTTCTTTAGTGGTTTTCATTCAATATCATATTGATGGGTTATTACACTTTGTTATttatatttgtgtgtgtgtaaAACAAAGTATAGGATTAAGTGAGAGTGAGAAAGTGAGGGCTTGTTAAGAAGCAAGATACCATGTTTTTTTGAGTCTCTTGCTTAATTAGAGAGAAATTAACTATAAGTCTGTCTCTTATAATTATCATTCCATCTTAAGAGCCCTAatctttatatttaattattacctTTCTTTCTTTCCAAGTAACCTGATTGTGTGAGATTTCACTTTGGAaagcaataatatatatatattaatgtaagGATCCCATATCAAAATGTAAAGAAATTTGAGTTGATGATGCATATGATATGTATTATTAAAAATCCAACTGTAATTACCTTGAACCTAGTTTTAGAAAGAGAAAGCTACTTTATCACACAAAATCAAAAATCAAGTTGTATTTTGATATAGTGTGAAGTGTTTTATCATAAATTGATTTCATTTAGTTTAATTGTTTGTAGTGAACTGGTGGTTGGGTTAGTGTCATAAACAGTAAACACCCAATCAAGAATAATTTATTCTCAAAggttgaaaaaataataataaaaaaaaacaattgtaatgatttttttatgtaaaatttatataaaaataattgaagttttaaaaaaatacttcagtaattatttcattaattgtAAAATAGGATGTGAAAAAATAAAACCCGAATTTAAACTTATGTAAGAGAGTGGATTTGCTTAAGTAAAGCACGATATAAATCTTAACATGACACGACAAGAGTCATATTTCAACACTACATCACACACGACCCGTAATTTTGTATGAAACAACTCATATTTATGTCACGACACGTGTTTACAACAACACTAGTTGGAATGAAAGCTAGAAAGGAACGACAAAGAAGAAATTGTCGTTTTTATAGTCAAAATCTATTACTAATACTATTGTCAATAACGACG
This window harbors:
- the LOC115702621 gene encoding probable CoA ligase CCL13 isoform X1, with the protein product MEMWWLPFLTYNLPEIYELHFAVPMAGGILCTLNARQDSTMVSTLLAHSEAKLIFVEHHLLQTVQGAFDLLSQKHVNPPTLVLLTNFESKNNHSYMHYDDLLAIGNDDFKIIRPKSEYDPISINYTSGTTSNPKAVVYTHRGAFLNSIAIVLVHNMGSRPVYLWSVPMFHSNGWCLPWGAAAQGATNICIRKVTPKAIFDNIYLHNVTHLGAAPTVLNMIVNSSKDYLHHPPLPHKVEIMTGGSPPPPQIIAKMEEMGFVVTHIYGLTETYGPATHCVCKPEWDALQPEERYALKARQGLNHLGMEEMDVKNPVTMESVRADGATIGEVMFRGNTVMSGYFKDLKATEEAFRGGWFHSGDLGVKHEDGYVEIKDRKKDVVISGGENVSTIEVENVLYSHEAVLEAAVVARPDKIWGETPCAFVTLKEGFDGVVNGDEIIKFCRDHLPHYMAPKTVVFQELPKTSTGKIQKFILKEKAKAMGSLS
- the LOC115702621 gene encoding probable CoA ligase CCL13 isoform X2 translates to MAKWISISSSSFSLCKSENVFSNNHHLPLLFHSNISSLKAKAWKGLIVECSANDVPLSPIGFLERSSKAYRDNTSLIYGSIQYTWNQTYQRCLKLASALTHLGISHGDVVSTFTYNLPEIYELHFAVPMAGGILCTLNARQDSTMVSTLLAHSEAKLIFVEHHLLQTVQGAFDLLSQKHVNPPTLVLLTNFESKNNHSYMHYDDLLAIGNDDFKIIRPKSEYDPISINYTSGTTSNPKAVVYTHRGAFLNSIAIVLVHNMGSRPVYLWSVPMFHSNGWCLPWGAAAQGATNICIRKVTPKAIFDNIYLHNVTHLGAAPTVLNMIVNSSKDYLHHPPLPHKVEIMTGGSPPPPQIIAKMEEMGFVVTHIYGLTETYGPATHCVCKPEWDALQPEERYALKARQGLNHLGMEEMDVKNPVTMESVRADGATIGEVMFRGNTVMSGYFKDLKATEEAFRGGWFHSGDLGVKHEDGYVEIKDRKKDVVISGGENVSTIEVENVLYSHEAVLEAAVVARPDKIWGETPCAFVTLKEGFDGVVNGDEIIKFCRDHLPHYMAPKTVVFQELPKTSTGKIQKFILKEKAKAMGSLS
- the LOC115702624 gene encoding serine acetyltransferase 2, encoding MACLSKERCWGVSISKMLSEDDKQSFMDSTTTTTNSSSTPKRLDKVFPVYALGISKSNHSQLEQLSHLSNSPQDPIWDAIRQEAKLVAESEPILSSFLYASILSHDCLEQALGFVLANRLQNPTLLATQLMDIFYDVMTHSKTIQRSIRLDVQAFMDRDPSCLSYCSALLYLKGYHSLQVHRVAHALWSQGRKVLALALQSRISEVFGVDIHPAAIIGEGILLDHGTGVVIGETAVVGNRVSMMQAVTLGGTGKEVGDRHPKVGEGVLIGASVTILGNIKIGHGSMIAAGSLVLKDVPPHSIVAGMPAKVIGYVDEQDPCLSMKHDVTKDFI